One genomic segment of Caloranaerobacter ferrireducens includes these proteins:
- a CDS encoding flagellar brake protein, translating into MHKKKTSGEYPAIGDKIEIREAKTKTNNKYASQILDIIDDNIYIISGPIQKSALIPLHVGSLIEITYFREDKGRFVFKAKIIEREYKNIYKLKIEKISCTTKLQERNYYRLSVKLDVQKIYNLKLDDNNKEVIESCIAKDISGGGIRVFCNFKHSVGDIVKLNISITDFSITALGTVVRIQEIENDNFKFSLGVKFTEIEDEDRERLIRYIFEQQRKLRKKGLI; encoded by the coding sequence ATGCACAAAAAGAAGACGTCAGGTGAATACCCAGCTATAGGTGACAAAATAGAAATTAGAGAAGCTAAGACAAAAACAAATAATAAATATGCAAGCCAAATACTTGATATTATTGATGATAATATTTATATAATAAGTGGGCCTATACAGAAAAGTGCATTAATACCGTTACATGTTGGAAGTTTAATTGAGATTACATATTTTCGTGAAGATAAAGGAAGGTTTGTATTTAAAGCAAAAATTATTGAGCGTGAATATAAAAATATATATAAATTAAAAATCGAGAAAATAAGTTGTACTACGAAATTACAAGAAAGGAATTATTACAGGCTATCAGTAAAATTAGATGTACAAAAAATATATAATTTAAAACTTGATGATAATAATAAAGAAGTGATTGAGAGCTGTATAGCAAAGGATATTAGTGGTGGTGGTATAAGAGTATTTTGTAATTTTAAACATTCTGTAGGCGATATAGTAAAATTAAACATTTCAATAACAGATTTTAGCATAACAGCTTTAGGAACAGTTGTAAGAATTCAAGAGATAGAAAATGATAATTTTAAATTTTCTTTAGGAGTAAAATTTACTGAAATAGAAGATGAAGATAGAGAACGATTGATTAGATATATTTTTGAACAGCAAAGAAAATTAAGGAAAAAAGGACTGATCTAA
- a CDS encoding MinD/ParA family protein codes for MRDQAYRLRQMVNKYKNSKEAAIENQINNKTRVLAVTSGKGGVGKTNFTINLAISLNKLGYRTIIFDADIGLANVDIALGIMPKYTIADVIKGEKDILEIITEGPCGLKIIAGGSALEELIDIKEKELYELTSQLEKLSEIADFILIDTGAGISRTVLSFIEAANEVILVTTPEPTSLTDAYALIKMLIISSCNHSKINLVVNKADNYYEAREVYEKLNRVTKRFLNFELINLGYIQNSKLLIESVKLQQPVTISHPNSSFVKRINAIALKIVGNENNNNGSDFKNFIEKFKNYFLIYK; via the coding sequence ATGAGAGACCAAGCGTATAGATTGAGACAAATGGTAAATAAATACAAAAACAGTAAAGAAGCAGCAATAGAAAATCAAATTAATAATAAAACTAGAGTTTTGGCTGTAACTAGTGGTAAAGGTGGAGTTGGTAAGACTAATTTCACCATTAATTTAGCGATCTCATTAAATAAACTTGGATATAGAACAATTATTTTTGATGCAGATATAGGTTTGGCTAATGTTGATATAGCTTTAGGAATTATGCCTAAATATACTATTGCTGATGTTATAAAAGGAGAAAAAGATATTTTAGAAATTATAACAGAAGGCCCTTGTGGATTAAAAATTATTGCTGGAGGGTCAGCATTAGAGGAGTTAATTGATATTAAAGAAAAAGAATTATATGAATTAACTAGTCAGCTTGAAAAATTATCTGAAATTGCAGATTTTATATTAATTGATACAGGAGCAGGAATATCAAGAACTGTATTGAGTTTTATAGAAGCTGCTAATGAAGTTATTTTAGTTACCACTCCTGAACCCACTTCTTTAACAGATGCTTATGCATTGATTAAAATGTTGATTATTTCTAGTTGTAATCATAGTAAAATAAACTTAGTAGTAAACAAAGCCGATAATTATTATGAGGCTAGAGAAGTATATGAAAAGTTGAATAGAGTTACTAAAAGATTTTTAAATTTTGAATTGATAAATTTAGGGTATATACAAAATAGCAAATTATTAATAGAATCTGTAAAGCTTCAACAACCAGTAACTATTTCGCATCCAAATTCTTCTTTTGTCAAAAGAATAAATGCTATTGCTTTAAAAATTGTGGGTAATGAAAATAACAACAATGGTAGCGATTTTAAAAATTTTATTGAAAAATTTAAGAATTATTTTTTGATTTATAAGTAA
- the flhF gene encoding flagellar biosynthesis protein FlhF, whose amino-acid sequence MKIKRYIGKTNKEAMDKVKRELGTEAVILHTRKIKQTGFFGFFKKPLIEVVAAVDENYEMKNTTDYQVKKNKNTNYYSKSFNDETNNAQKELNEEIKKLRQLMEDMIISTTKKEKSNLSEKLMVYKHILIERGVEEYIANEILNKINERFNIEDKDDKSIRDIIRYHLIEYLGNPEPIDLSNSNKIIFFIGPTGVGKTTTLAKIASKICLYENLKVGIINADTYRIGAVEQIKTYGEILSIPVNNIYDTEDIYKVMSKLKDKEIILVDTAGRNHKDNEKIEEIRKLINSVNNKEVYLVLSATSSMDTIKSIIDKYGNITEYKIIFTKLDEVDNLGIILNTKYYSNKPLSYFTIGQNVPDDIEIADVNKLSKYLIGELQYERPSV is encoded by the coding sequence ATGAAAATAAAAAGATACATTGGAAAAACAAATAAAGAAGCTATGGATAAAGTTAAAAGGGAGCTCGGTACAGAGGCAGTCATACTTCATACAAGGAAAATAAAGCAAACTGGTTTTTTTGGTTTTTTTAAAAAACCATTAATAGAAGTAGTAGCTGCAGTAGATGAAAACTATGAAATGAAAAATACGACAGACTATCAGGTGAAAAAAAATAAAAATACAAATTATTACAGTAAGTCATTTAATGATGAAACAAATAATGCTCAGAAAGAACTTAATGAAGAAATTAAAAAATTAAGGCAATTAATGGAAGATATGATTATAAGTACTACCAAAAAAGAAAAGAGTAATTTATCAGAAAAATTAATGGTGTATAAACATATTCTTATTGAAAGAGGAGTAGAAGAATATATAGCTAATGAAATATTAAACAAAATAAATGAAAGGTTTAACATTGAAGATAAAGATGATAAATCTATTAGAGATATAATTAGATATCATTTGATTGAGTATCTAGGTAATCCAGAGCCTATAGATTTGTCAAATTCGAATAAAATTATATTTTTTATTGGACCAACTGGTGTAGGAAAGACTACTACTTTAGCCAAAATTGCTTCTAAGATATGTTTATATGAGAATTTAAAAGTTGGAATTATTAATGCAGATACATATCGAATAGGGGCTGTAGAGCAGATAAAAACTTATGGAGAAATATTGAGTATTCCAGTAAATAATATTTATGATACAGAGGATATTTATAAAGTTATGTCGAAATTAAAAGATAAAGAAATCATTTTGGTAGATACTGCTGGAAGGAACCATAAAGATAATGAAAAAATTGAAGAAATAAGAAAATTAATCAATTCTGTTAATAATAAGGAAGTTTATTTAGTATTAAGTGCAACATCTAGTATGGATACTATTAAATCAATTATTGATAAATATGGAAATATTACAGAATATAAAATTATTTTTACTAAGTTAGATGAAGTCGATAATTTAGGCATTATTTTAAATACTAAATATTATTCAAACAAACCATTGTCTTATTTTACTATCGGTCAAAATGTTCCCGATGATATTGAGATTGCTGATGTAAATAAATTAAGTAAATATTTGATTGGAGAGTTACAGTATGAGAGACCAAGCGTATAG
- the flhA gene encoding flagellar biosynthesis protein FlhA produces MKFGDIIVAISIIAIILIIIIPVPKGALDVLLTLNISFALLILLIAMYTEEVLQFSVFPSLLLITTLYRLSLNISTTRYILTDGDAGSVIETFGNFVIKGNPIVGFIIFLIIVIIQFIVITKGAERVAEVAARFTLDAMPGKQMAIDADLNSGLITEQEAKKRRSEIQKEADFYGAMDGASKFVKGDAIASIIITIINICAGFVIGILTKNLTFIEALHKYTLLTVGDGLVSQIPALIISTATGIVVTRAASESNLGQDVIKQLFNNHPKIMYIIGSVLFLLGVATPLPSLPYIFLSGIFFYSGYNMQISIQKSVEEEKEIAEEVEVEEVKKPENVMSLLKVDDIELEFGYAIIPLADVNQGGDLLDRIVLIRRQIALELGMIVPMVRLRDNIQLNPNEYVIKIKGVEVSKGELLFDHYLAMNPGTAQGDLSGIDTIEPAFGLPAKWITEEERERAEILGYTVVDPPSIIATHLTEIIRRYAHELLDRQAVKVLIDNIKEEYPALIDELIPNVLSIGEIQKVLANLLKEQISIRNMVSILEALADYGTVTRDSDLLTEYVRQRLSRYITKKYVQNNKIKVITLDGELEQLIMDSINKSETGSYLALEPTKVQRILQSLSKNIEKVSSIGEQPIILTAPIVRIYFKRLTEQLIKDLVVLSYNEIEPTVEVQSLGMVTL; encoded by the coding sequence ATGAAATTTGGAGATATTATAGTAGCAATATCTATCATTGCAATAATTTTGATAATTATTATACCTGTTCCTAAAGGTGCTTTAGATGTACTTTTAACTCTAAATATATCTTTTGCATTATTAATCCTTTTGATTGCAATGTATACTGAAGAAGTCTTACAGTTTTCAGTTTTTCCATCTTTGTTATTAATAACTACGCTTTATAGACTTTCTTTGAATATATCAACAACGAGATACATTTTAACAGATGGAGATGCAGGAAGTGTTATAGAGACTTTTGGGAATTTTGTAATCAAGGGTAATCCTATAGTGGGTTTTATCATATTTTTAATAATCGTAATAATACAATTTATAGTAATTACCAAAGGAGCTGAAAGAGTAGCAGAAGTAGCAGCCAGATTTACTCTTGATGCTATGCCAGGAAAACAGATGGCTATAGATGCAGATTTAAATTCAGGATTAATTACAGAGCAGGAAGCTAAAAAAAGAAGAAGTGAAATACAAAAAGAAGCTGACTTTTATGGAGCAATGGATGGTGCTAGTAAGTTCGTCAAAGGGGATGCAATAGCTAGTATTATTATTACTATAATAAACATTTGTGCAGGTTTTGTTATAGGAATTTTAACTAAAAATTTGACATTTATAGAAGCACTTCATAAATACACATTATTAACGGTAGGAGATGGTTTGGTCAGCCAAATACCAGCTCTTATTATATCAACTGCTACTGGTATAGTTGTAACTAGAGCTGCTTCAGAATCGAATCTTGGACAAGACGTTATTAAACAGCTTTTTAATAATCATCCTAAAATTATGTATATTATTGGTAGTGTTCTGTTTTTATTAGGAGTTGCTACTCCATTACCATCCTTACCATATATATTTTTGTCAGGTATATTCTTTTATTCAGGGTATAATATGCAAATAAGTATTCAAAAGAGTGTTGAAGAAGAAAAAGAAATTGCAGAAGAAGTAGAAGTTGAAGAAGTTAAAAAACCAGAAAATGTAATGTCATTGTTAAAAGTAGATGATATAGAATTGGAGTTTGGCTATGCAATTATACCTTTAGCTGATGTAAATCAAGGTGGAGATTTGCTTGATAGAATTGTATTGATTAGAAGACAAATCGCATTAGAGCTTGGTATGATAGTTCCTATGGTCAGATTAAGAGATAATATACAATTGAATCCGAATGAATATGTAATTAAAATAAAAGGTGTAGAAGTTTCAAAAGGAGAGTTACTATTCGATCATTATTTAGCTATGAATCCAGGAACAGCTCAGGGAGATTTATCTGGAATAGATACTATCGAACCTGCATTTGGTTTACCAGCTAAATGGATAACCGAAGAAGAGAGAGAGAGAGCAGAGATATTAGGTTATACTGTAGTAGATCCACCATCTATTATAGCAACTCATTTGACAGAAATAATTAGAAGATATGCACATGAGCTACTTGATAGACAAGCAGTTAAAGTTTTAATAGACAATATAAAAGAAGAATATCCTGCTTTAATAGACGAACTTATTCCTAATGTTCTTTCCATCGGTGAGATACAAAAAGTTCTTGCAAATTTATTAAAAGAGCAAATTTCAATTAGAAATATGGTTTCTATTTTAGAAGCCCTTGCAGATTATGGGACTGTTACTCGAGACTCGGATCTATTAACTGAATATGTAAGACAGAGATTATCAAGATATATAACAAAAAAGTATGTGCAAAACAATAAAATAAAAGTAATTACATTAGACGGTGAGTTAGAACAATTAATTATGGATTCTATTAATAAATCAGAAACAGGTTCATATTTGGCTTTGGAGCCAACAAAAGTTCAGAGAATTCTTCAAAGCTTATCGAAAAACATAGAAAAAGTATCTTCAATAGGAGAACAACCAATAATCTTAACAGCTCCTATAGTTAGAATATATTTTAAGAGATTGACTGAACAATTAATAAAAGACCTAGTAGTACTGTCTTATAATGAAATAGAACCTACAGTTGAAGTTCAGTCATTAGGGATGGTGACATTATAA
- the flhB gene encoding flagellar biosynthesis protein FlhB: MLNSIDLQLFASGEKTEKPTPKRRKEAREKGQVLQSRELTSALLLLFIFLSLKIFSNYMFNSLKEHISYVYNEYLISDDFYSKKEIILLLKYIVFKTTEIVAPILGVAFIFALIINYFQVGFLFTTKTLKIKFSRINPIEGFKRIFSKRAFVELVKSFLKITLISYIVYSYIMGQIKNIVQLLEKNISSIVFYIAKISFEIAIRIGLVLFGLSVLDYAYQWWEYEKSLRMSKQEIKEEYKQTEGDPNIKSKIKEKQRQISMRRMMQDVPKADVIITNPTHYAVAIKYDKEKYDAPYVIAKGKDIIAQNIKKVARESSIPIVENKWLARHLYNNVEIGQVIPEELYQAVAEILAYVYSLKKV; this comes from the coding sequence ATGTTAAACAGTATAGACTTACAATTGTTTGCAAGTGGAGAGAAAACAGAAAAGCCTACTCCAAAACGGAGAAAAGAAGCAAGAGAAAAGGGACAAGTACTACAGAGTAGAGAGTTAACGTCTGCTTTGTTATTGTTGTTTATATTTTTATCTTTGAAAATTTTTAGTAATTATATGTTTAATAGTTTAAAAGAACATATAAGTTATGTTTATAATGAATACTTAATTTCTGACGATTTTTATTCAAAGAAAGAGATTATTTTATTATTAAAATATATTGTTTTTAAAACAACAGAAATCGTTGCCCCAATTCTAGGAGTTGCTTTTATTTTTGCATTAATTATTAATTATTTTCAAGTAGGATTTTTATTTACAACAAAAACTTTAAAAATTAAATTTAGTAGAATAAATCCTATAGAAGGTTTTAAACGTATATTTTCAAAAAGGGCATTTGTAGAATTAGTAAAATCTTTTTTAAAAATAACATTAATAAGTTATATTGTGTATTCTTATATTATGGGGCAAATTAAAAATATTGTGCAATTGTTAGAAAAAAATATATCTAGTATTGTATTTTATATAGCTAAAATATCATTTGAAATTGCTATTAGAATAGGGTTGGTTTTGTTTGGGTTATCTGTGTTGGATTATGCATATCAGTGGTGGGAATATGAGAAAAGCCTAAGAATGTCAAAACAAGAAATTAAAGAAGAATATAAACAAACAGAGGGTGACCCTAATATTAAATCAAAAATAAAAGAAAAACAACGCCAAATATCTATGCGTAGAATGATGCAGGATGTACCTAAAGCAGATGTTATTATTACTAATCCAACACATTACGCAGTTGCTATAAAATATGATAAAGAAAAATACGATGCTCCATATGTAATTGCTAAGGGCAAAGATATAATTGCTCAAAATATTAAAAAAGTGGCACGAGAATCTTCTATACCAATAGTTGAAAACAAGTGGCTAGCAAGACATTTATACAATAATGTTGAAATAGGGCAGGTAATTCCAGAAGAACTTTACCAAGCAGTAGCTGAAATACTCGCATATGTTTATAGCCTGAAAAAGGTTTAA
- the fliR gene encoding flagellar biosynthetic protein FliR produces MVNFMVDIVQLIMNKYIVFLLIFVRLSGIFIITPIFSRRNIPTIFKIVFTFFLTLIMINIIEFNQTQLDIYLFITYVLRELFLGIFIGFIMYLFFSSLYLAGKLVDMQLGFSMVNVLDPNSNIQVPITGNFYYILALLTFLVVDGHHVLIKTLLDSFTIIPLGSYVVKATIYKEIFTIISNIFVIAFKLSSPILATIFITNIMLGILARTMPQMNVFVVGMPLRIAIGIITLILTIPFIIAFMCNLYEQIFRVFSFLK; encoded by the coding sequence ATGGTGAACTTTATGGTAGATATTGTACAATTAATTATGAATAAATACATAGTCTTTTTGTTAATATTCGTTAGATTAAGTGGGATTTTTATTATTACTCCTATATTCAGTAGGAGGAATATACCAACAATATTCAAAATAGTTTTTACTTTTTTTCTTACGTTAATAATGATTAATATAATTGAATTCAATCAAACACAATTAGATATTTATCTTTTTATAACTTATGTATTAAGAGAATTATTTTTAGGTATATTTATTGGCTTTATCATGTATTTATTTTTCTCTTCGCTATATTTAGCTGGTAAGTTAGTAGATATGCAATTAGGTTTTAGCATGGTAAACGTATTAGATCCTAACAGTAATATACAAGTACCCATAACAGGGAATTTTTATTACATTTTAGCTTTATTGACTTTTTTAGTTGTTGATGGACATCATGTATTGATAAAAACTTTATTGGATTCGTTTACAATAATTCCTTTAGGAAGTTATGTTGTCAAAGCAACTATTTATAAAGAAATATTTACAATTATTAGTAATATATTTGTTATAGCTTTTAAACTTAGTAGCCCTATATTGGCTACTATATTTATAACTAATATTATGTTAGGGATATTAGCACGAACTATGCCACAAATGAATGTTTTTGTAGTTGGAATGCCTTTAAGGATTGCAATAGGAATCATTACTTTGATACTAACAATACCTTTTATTATTGCTTTTATGTGTAATTTATATGAGCAAATTTTTCGAGTATTTTCTTTCTTAAAGTAG
- the fliQ gene encoding flagellar biosynthesis protein FliQ, which yields MSQGDIINLAQEAMKMVLMLSSPMLIFGLLIGLAVSIFQATTQIQEATLAFVPKIIAVMISFLIFSPWLLSLILDFTSKLFENMNTFIK from the coding sequence ATGAGCCAAGGGGATATTATAAATTTAGCACAAGAGGCGATGAAGATGGTTTTAATGCTTTCTTCTCCAATGCTAATTTTTGGCTTGTTAATAGGATTAGCTGTTAGTATATTCCAAGCAACGACACAGATACAAGAAGCTACATTAGCTTTTGTTCCTAAAATAATAGCTGTGATGATTTCATTTTTAATATTTTCACCTTGGCTATTAAGTCTTATTTTGGATTTTACTAGCAAGCTTTTTGAAAACATGAATACATTTATAAAATAA
- the fliP gene encoding flagellar type III secretion system pore protein FliP (The bacterial flagellar biogenesis protein FliP forms a type III secretion system (T3SS)-type pore required for flagellar assembly.), whose protein sequence is MTKIVKILIITTVLIILCNSVVYGAPEISLFGKTVSLKNTNDPNDYVISIQILILLTILTLAPSILIMVTSFTRIIIVLSFMRNALATQQTPPNQVLIGLALFLTFFIMSPTIEQINEQAIQPFLNGEISQEEAFNNALKPIREFMFKQTRGKDLVLFIKASGIEQRNDLKLEDIPTRVLIPAFMISELKTAFQMGFILFIPFLVIDMVVASTLMSMGMMMLPPVMISLPFKILLFIMVDGWNLVIKQLLLSFN, encoded by the coding sequence ATGACTAAGATAGTAAAAATTCTTATAATTACAACTGTATTAATTATACTTTGTAATTCTGTTGTATATGGGGCCCCTGAAATTTCTTTGTTTGGGAAAACAGTATCTTTGAAAAATACAAATGATCCAAATGACTATGTCATAAGTATACAAATATTAATTTTGCTAACAATACTAACTCTGGCCCCTTCTATTTTAATAATGGTTACAAGCTTTACAAGGATTATTATTGTACTTTCTTTTATGCGTAATGCTTTAGCAACACAACAGACGCCACCAAATCAAGTTTTAATTGGATTGGCATTGTTCTTAACATTTTTTATTATGAGTCCAACTATAGAGCAAATTAATGAACAAGCTATTCAACCTTTTTTAAATGGAGAGATTAGCCAAGAAGAAGCTTTTAATAATGCATTAAAACCAATTCGTGAATTTATGTTTAAACAAACTAGAGGGAAAGATTTGGTTTTATTTATTAAAGCATCAGGTATTGAACAAAGAAATGACTTGAAATTAGAAGATATACCAACAAGAGTATTAATACCTGCTTTTATGATTAGCGAATTGAAAACAGCTTTTCAAATGGGATTTATATTATTTATACCATTTTTAGTAATAGATATGGTAGTTGCAAGTACATTAATGTCAATGGGTATGATGATGTTACCACCGGTTATGATATCTTTACCATTCAAAATATTACTTTTCATTATGGTAGACGGATGGAATTTGGTTATTAAACAGTTGTTATTAAGCTTTAATTAA
- a CDS encoding flagellar biosynthetic protein FliO — translation MKNAYLKSLYIFSFLFINEYAFGSSYIDNNKGYSFINLISFIFGFILVILAILFLSKILNFKLNVTGKKHRIRIIDILNISGIKILILEINGRRYILAYNNNSITLIDKLENIEPLESDSNITNKSSFDKHLEKFLMKINFRAKS, via the coding sequence ATGAAAAATGCTTACTTAAAGTCGCTTTATATTTTTAGTTTTCTATTTATTAATGAGTATGCTTTTGGCTCCAGCTACATTGATAACAACAAGGGTTATTCTTTTATTAATTTGATTAGTTTTATATTTGGTTTTATTCTAGTCATTTTAGCAATATTATTTCTAAGCAAGATATTGAATTTCAAATTAAATGTAACAGGTAAAAAACACAGAATTAGGATTATTGATATTTTAAATATAAGTGGTATTAAGATTTTAATATTAGAAATAAATGGTAGACGTTATATATTAGCCTATAATAACAATAGTATAACTTTAATTGATAAATTAGAGAATATTGAACCATTAGAATCTGATAGTAATATAACTAATAAGTCTAGTTTTGATAAACATTTAGAAAAGTTTCTTATGAAAATTAATTTTAGAGCAAAATCTTAG
- a CDS encoding response regulator: MGKGILIVDDAAFMRMMIKDILNKNGYEVIGEADNGARAIEKYKELRPDLVIMDITMPEVDGIQAVKEIKKFDENAKIIMCSAMGQQAMVIESIQAGARDFIVKPFQADRVLEAVKKVLG, from the coding sequence ATGGGTAAGGGAATACTTATTGTTGATGATGCTGCTTTTATGAGAATGATGATTAAGGACATTTTAAATAAGAATGGATATGAAGTTATAGGTGAAGCTGATAATGGAGCTAGAGCTATTGAGAAATATAAAGAGCTTAGGCCGGATTTAGTAATAATGGATATTACAATGCCAGAAGTAGATGGAATTCAGGCTGTAAAGGAAATTAAAAAGTTCGATGAAAACGCAAAAATAATAATGTGTTCAGCTATGGGGCAACAAGCTATGGTTATTGAATCAATTCAAGCTGGAGCTAGAGATTTTATAGTGAAGCCTTTTCAAGCAGATAGAGTTCTAGAAGCTGTAAAAAAAGTATTAGGTTAA
- the fliY gene encoding flagellar motor switch phosphatase FliY translates to MTNNMLSQEEIDALLRGELADNSNAVAVNEELSETEKDALGEIGNISMGTAATTLYTLLGKKVTITTPKVEITNTEELSKKYVVPFVAVDVKYKLGLEGSNLLILKTNDVKVITDLMMGGDGTNTDRELNEMDLSAISEAMNQMVGSSSTSLSEMFSTVIDIEPPRAFLIKLNEDNINLDIFKNKTIVKISFRMIIGDLIDSEIMQLLPIDFAKNMVSRLLGQESDFNFDNSNNNVDLTGQEEDEKSKYDNESMSMNTIENLSYSVNNKEIKEQEHINVRKVEFQSFDENKKIEYNESIDLIQEIPVEVTVELGRTTKKISEILEFGPGTVIELDKLVGEPLEIFANGKFIAKGEVVVIDDNFGVRITDVVNPSKRISKI, encoded by the coding sequence ATGACGAATAATATGCTTTCACAAGAGGAGATAGACGCTTTACTACGAGGAGAGTTAGCAGATAATAGCAATGCAGTTGCAGTAAATGAAGAATTAAGTGAAACAGAAAAGGATGCACTAGGAGAAATAGGGAATATTAGTATGGGAACAGCTGCAACAACTTTGTATACTTTGCTTGGTAAAAAAGTTACTATTACAACACCTAAGGTAGAGATAACTAATACAGAAGAGCTTTCAAAAAAATATGTAGTACCATTTGTAGCAGTAGATGTAAAATATAAGCTAGGGCTTGAAGGTTCAAATTTATTAATATTGAAAACAAATGATGTAAAAGTTATTACTGATCTTATGATGGGTGGTGATGGTACAAATACAGATAGAGAGTTAAATGAGATGGATTTAAGTGCTATAAGTGAAGCAATGAATCAAATGGTTGGTTCGTCAAGCACCTCACTATCAGAGATGTTTTCTACAGTTATTGATATTGAGCCTCCTAGAGCTTTTCTAATAAAACTAAATGAAGATAACATAAATTTAGATATTTTTAAAAATAAAACTATTGTTAAAATATCTTTTAGAATGATTATTGGTGATTTAATTGATAGTGAAATAATGCAGCTTTTACCAATTGATTTTGCGAAAAATATGGTAAGTAGGCTTCTAGGTCAAGAATCTGATTTTAATTTTGATAATTCAAATAATAATGTGGATTTAACTGGTCAAGAAGAAGATGAGAAATCAAAATATGATAATGAGTCTATGAGTATGAATACTATAGAAAATTTAAGTTATAGTGTGAATAACAAAGAAATTAAGGAACAAGAACATATTAATGTAAGAAAAGTAGAATTTCAGTCCTTTGATGAGAACAAAAAAATAGAATATAATGAAAGCATTGATTTGATACAGGAAATACCTGTAGAAGTTACTGTTGAATTAGGTAGAACAACTAAAAAAATTAGTGAGATTTTAGAGTTTGGTCCTGGAACAGTTATAGAATTGGACAAGCTAGTCGGAGAACCTTTAGAAATATTTGCTAATGGCAAATTTATTGCTAAAGGTGAGGTTGTAGTAATTGATGATAATTTTGGTGTTAGAATAACAGATGTTGTAAACCCATCAAAAAGGATAAGTAAAATTTAA